In the Limanda limanda chromosome 1, fLimLim1.1, whole genome shotgun sequence genome, one interval contains:
- the ptbp3 gene encoding polypyrimidine tract-binding protein 3, protein MSTDDLSAVDGSDRPCVSERAQSVPSRVLHLRHLPVDISEQEVLALALPFGRVSKLITLRTKNQAFLEMASEEAAVTMVNYYTSATPTVRNQPIFIQYSNHRELKTDNLTNQRAQAALQAINAVAVHSGNMVTGVEGRGLVPGQSPVLRIIVENLFYPVTLEVLQQIFSKFGSVLKIITFTRNNQFQALLQFSDAVHAQHAKASLDGQNIYNSCCTLRIDFSKLSALNVKYNNDKSRDFTRADLPTGELEPTAAFGVALPHYGAAAFPPTFHQHTGLSMSGIPGSLVSPPRVSLHVAPPAVHSVLLVSNLNPESVSPHCLFILFGVYGDVQRVKILFNKKENALVQMSDGTQAQLAMSHLNGQRLHGNVIRVTLSKHPVVQLPRGGAGQEEQTLTRDFAGSALHRFKKPGSKNFNNIFPPSATLHLSNIPSSVSEDVLKDLFSSSGFTVKAFKFFQKDRKMALMQLASVEEAIEALIALHDHQLDHNQHLRVSFSKSTI, encoded by the exons ATGAGCACTGACGACCTGTCCGCAG tggaTGGCTCTGATAGGCCGTGTGTTTCTGAGCGAGCCCAGTCTGTCCCGTCTCGGGTCCTTCACCTGCGCCATCTTCCTGTTGACATCTCTGAACAGGAAGTGCTCGCTCTGGCGCTTCCCTTCGGCAGAGTCAGTAAACTGATCACACTGAGGACAAAGAACCAG GCATTTTTAGAGATGGCCTCAGAGGAAGctgctgttaccatggtgaaCTACTACACCTCAGCCACGCCCACAGTCAGGAACCAGCCAATCTTCATTCAGTACTCCAACCACCGCGAGCTCAAGACCGACAATCTGACGAATCAG AGAGCTCAGGCAGCGCTGCAGGCCATCAATGCAGTagcagtgcattctgggaacATGGTAACAGGAGTGGAGGGGCGGGGCTTAGTCCCCGGTCAGAGTCCCGTCCTGAGGATCATCGTAGAGAATTTATTTTACCCGGTGACGCTGGAGGTTCTGCAGCAg atcttcAGTAAGTTCGGTTCTGTGTTGAAAATCATCACATTCACCAGAAACAATCAGTTTCAGGCTCTGCTGCAGTTTAGTGATGCTGTGCACGCTCAGCACGCCAAAGCT TCTCTTGATGGTCAGAACATCTACAACAGCTGCTGCACGCTGAGGATCGACTTCTCCAAACTGAGCGCGCTCAACGTCAAATACAACAACGACAAGAGCCGAGACTTCACCCGAGCCGATCTGCCGACGGGCGAGCTGGAGCCCACTGCTGCGTTCG gtgtAGCTCTCCCTCATTATGGAGCAGCAGCTTTCCCACCTACCTTCCACCagcacacag GTTTGTCGATGTCGGGCATCCCCGGCTCGTTGGTGTCTCCGCCTCGTGTGTCCTTGCATGTAGCGCCTCCTGCTGTCCACTCGGTGCTGCTGGTGTCTAACCTGAACCCAGAG aGCGTGTCTCCACACTGCCTCTTCATCCTGTTTG gtgtttaCGGGGACGTTCAGAGAGTGAAGATCCTCTTTAATAAGAAGGAAAATGCTCTTGTTCAGATGAGCGACGGCACTCAGGCTCAACTGG CAATGAGTCACCTTAACGGCCAGCGTCTCCATGGTAACGTGATCCGGGTGACGTTGTCCAAACACCCAGTAGTGCAGCTGCCTCGTGGGGGGGCGGGGCAGGAAGAACAGACGCTGACTCGGGACTTCGCAGGCTCCGCCCTCCACCGCTTCAAAAAACCCGGATCCAAAaattttaacaacattttccCTCCGTCAGCGACGCTGCACCTCTCCAACATCCC cTCCTCGGTCAGTGAAGACGTGTTGAAGGATTTATTTTCCTCCAGTGGATTCACCGTCAAAGCCTTCAAGTTTTTCCA GAAAGACAGGAAGATGGCTCTGATGCAGCTGGCGTCGGTGGAGGAGGCCATCGAAGCTCTGATCGCTCTGCACGACCATCAGCTGGACCACAACCAGCACCTCCGGGTCTCCTTCTCCAAGTCCAccatctga
- the ugcg gene encoding ceramide glucosyltransferase — translation MALLDLAMQGFAVFGFILFFVLWLMHLMSIIYVRLHLHKKRSEVKQSFGQQAGVSLLKPLKGVDPNLISNLETFFTLDYPKYEILLCIQDLDDPAVEVCKKLLGKYPSVDARLFIGGKKVGINPKINNLMPGYEGAKYGLVWICDSGIRVKPDTLTDMTNQMTEKVGLVHGLPYVADRQGFAATLEQVYFGTSHPRSYISANVTGIKCVTGMSCLMRKDVLDQAGGLVSFAQYIAEDYFMAKAIADRGWKFSMATQVAMQNSGSYSIGQFQSRMIRWTKLRINMLPGTVLEPVSECFLASLIIGWSAHYVFRWDMMAFFMCHCLAWFICDYIQLTGVQGGALCFSKLDFAVAWFIRESMAVQIFLSALWDPTISWRTGRYRLRCGGTAEEILDV, via the exons ATGGCTCTGCTGGATCTCGCCATGCAGGGCTTCGCCGTGTTCGGCTTCATCTTGTTCTTCGTCCTGTGGCTCATGCACCTGATGTCCATCATCTACGT gCGTCTCCACCTCCATaagaagaggtcagaggtcaaacagtCATTTGGGCAGCAAGCAGGCGTTTCTCTCTTGAAGCCTCTGAAGGGCGTGGACCCAAACCTCATCTCCAACCTGGAGACCTTCTTTACTCTGGATTACCCCAAG TACGAGATCTTGCTCTGCATCCAGGACCTGGACGATCCCGCTGTCGAGGTCTGTAAGAAACTTCTGGGAAAATATCCGAGTGTCGACGCTCGTTTATTCATCG GGGGGAAGAAAGTAGGAATCAACCCAAAGATCAACAACCTGATGCCAGGTTACGAAGGAGCCAAGTACGGGCTGGTGTGGATCTGTGACAGCGGCATCAGAG TGAAACCTGACACCCTGACAGATATGACCAATCAGATGACAGAGAAGGTGGGATTGGTCCACGGGTTGCCTTATGTTGCCGACCGGCAAGGCTTCGCTGCCACACTGGAGCAG GTGTACTTTGGGACGTCTCATCCTCGATCCTACATCTCGGCGAATGTGACGGGAATAAAGTGCGTGACAGGGATGTCGTGTCTAATGAGGAAGGACGTGTTGGATCAGGCCGGCGGTTTGGTCTCTTTCGCTCAGTACATCGCTGAAGATTACTTCATGGCTAAAGCCATCGCAGACAG AGGCTGGAAGTTCTCCATGGCAACGCAGGTGGCGATGCAGAACTCAGGCTCTTATTCCATTGGCCAGTTTCAGTCCCGTATGATCAG ATGGACTAAGCTGAGGATCAACATGCTTCCTGGCACCGTGTTGGAACCCGTCTCCGAGTGCTTCCTGGCCAGCCTCATCATTGGCTGGTCGGCTCATTACGTGTTCAG GTGGGACATGATGGCGTTCTTCATGTGTCACTGTCTGGCCTGGTTTATCTGCGACTACATTCAACTCACTGGAGTTCAG GGCGGCGCTCTCTGCTTCTCGAAGCTGGACTTCGCCGTGGCGTGGTTCATCAGAGAGTCGATGGCGGTGCAGATCTTCCTGTCGGCTCTGTGGGACCCGACTATCAGCTGGAGAACCGGTCGGTACCGGCTCCGCTGTGGCGGCACCGCAGAAGAGATCCTCGATGTGTAG